One part of the uncultured Bacteroides sp. genome encodes these proteins:
- a CDS encoding pyridoxal phosphate-dependent aminotransferase, which translates to MPTISIRGTEMPASPIRKLAPLAEAAKQRGTHVYHLNIGQPDLPTPKAALEAIRNIDRKILEYSPSDGYRSYREKLTHYYAKYNINLTADDIIITTGGSEAVLFAFMSCLNPGDEIIVPEPAYANYMAFAISAGAVIRTVATTIEEGFSLPKVEKFEELINERTKGILICNPNNPTGYLYTRKEMNQIRDMVKKYDLFLFSDEVYREFIYTGSPYISACHLEGIENNVVLIDSVSKRYSECGIRIGALITKNKEVRNAVMKFCQARLSPPLIGQIAAEASLDAPEEYSRETYDEYVERRKCLIDGLNKIPGVYSPIPMGAFYTVAKLPVDDSDKFCAWCLSDFEYEGETVFMAPASGFYTTPGAGYNEVRIAYVLKKKDLTRALFILSKALEAYPGRVD; encoded by the coding sequence ATATCCATTCGTGGAACAGAAATGCCTGCTTCACCAATTAGGAAACTTGCTCCGTTAGCTGAAGCTGCCAAACAAAGAGGAACTCATGTGTATCACCTGAATATTGGTCAGCCCGACCTTCCTACTCCTAAGGCCGCACTTGAAGCCATTCGTAATATTGATCGTAAGATTTTGGAATACAGTCCAAGTGACGGTTACAGAAGCTATCGGGAAAAGCTTACCCATTATTATGCCAAATATAATATTAATCTGACTGCAGATGATATTATCATAACTACCGGTGGATCGGAAGCTGTGCTTTTTGCCTTCATGTCATGCTTGAATCCGGGTGATGAAATTATTGTTCCGGAACCGGCTTATGCCAACTATATGGCATTTGCTATTTCGGCTGGAGCTGTGATTCGTACTGTGGCAACTACTATAGAAGAAGGGTTCTCTCTTCCAAAGGTGGAGAAATTTGAAGAACTGATTAACGAGCGTACAAAAGGTATTTTGATTTGTAATCCTAATAACCCTACTGGCTATTTATATACTCGCAAGGAGATGAATCAAATCAGGGATATGGTTAAGAAGTATGATTTGTTCTTATTCTCTGATGAAGTATATCGTGAGTTCATTTATACCGGTTCACCTTATATTTCAGCATGTCACCTTGAAGGTATTGAGAACAATGTTGTATTGATTGACTCTGTCTCTAAAAGATATTCAGAGTGCGGTATTCGTATTGGTGCATTAATTACAAAGAACAAAGAAGTCCGTAACGCAGTTATGAAGTTCTGCCAGGCTCGTCTTAGTCCTCCATTGATTGGACAGATTGCAGCTGAGGCTTCTTTAGATGCTCCGGAAGAATATTCAAGAGAAACGTATGACGAATATGTTGAGCGCCGTAAGTGCCTGATTGATGGATTGAATAAAATACCGGGAGTTTATTCTCCGATACCAATGGGAGCTTTCTATACAGTGGCAAAGTTACCGGTTGACGATTCTGATAAATTCTGTGCATGGTGTCTTTCTGATTTTGAATACGAAGGTGAAACCGTGTTTATGGCTCCGGCTTCAGGTTTCTATACAACTCCGGGTGCCGGATATAATGAAGTTCGTATTGCTTATGTGTTAAAGAAAAAGGATCTGACTCGCGCACTCTTTATTTTAAGTAAAGCATTGGAAGCCTATCCGGGGAGAGTTGATTGA